A window of Auraticoccus monumenti contains these coding sequences:
- a CDS encoding LacI family DNA-binding transcriptional regulator, with protein sequence MSHADRPGPPTRRPTIVDVARHARVSPAAVSKVLRDAYGVSPQMRERVHASVAALGYRPMVSAQSMRSATRTLGVSSLNVHNPFITLLLDGVAREADRSRYSAFITLTDGGAEEQFEAARSMVDRQMDGLILITPTMSNEELQQLSALVPIVLLGRHGEDGSGSYDSVASDDTLGASLVVDHLVGQGHERIAFHTQSTRSGGLPEDFREAGYRQAMERHGLVPDVVVGEWTSEGGHRLAGELMARSRPPTAVHAGADVAALGALGWLWERGLRAPADLAVAACDDIPVASLAPISLTTTDQRAVEMGQLATRLLVERLEGRREQAQNVLVEPRLRVRASA encoded by the coding sequence GTGAGCCACGCCGATCGACCCGGCCCACCGACCCGTCGCCCGACCATCGTCGACGTGGCCCGGCACGCCCGGGTGTCACCGGCCGCCGTCTCGAAGGTGCTGCGGGACGCCTACGGGGTCAGCCCGCAGATGAGGGAGCGGGTGCACGCCTCCGTGGCCGCCCTCGGCTACCGGCCGATGGTCTCGGCCCAGAGCATGCGCTCGGCGACCCGGACGCTGGGGGTGTCCTCGCTCAACGTGCACAACCCCTTCATCACGCTGCTGCTCGACGGGGTGGCCCGTGAGGCCGACCGCAGCCGCTACTCCGCGTTCATCACCCTGACCGACGGCGGGGCCGAGGAGCAGTTCGAGGCGGCGCGCTCGATGGTCGACCGTCAGATGGACGGGCTGATCCTGATCACCCCGACCATGTCGAACGAGGAGCTGCAGCAGCTGTCCGCCCTGGTACCCATCGTGCTGCTGGGTCGGCACGGGGAGGACGGCTCGGGTTCCTACGACTCGGTGGCCAGCGACGACACGCTGGGGGCGTCCCTGGTCGTGGACCACCTGGTCGGCCAGGGTCACGAGCGGATCGCCTTCCACACCCAGTCGACCCGCTCCGGCGGGCTCCCCGAGGACTTCCGCGAGGCGGGCTACCGCCAGGCGATGGAGCGCCACGGGCTGGTCCCGGACGTGGTCGTGGGGGAGTGGACGAGCGAGGGCGGGCACCGGCTGGCCGGGGAGCTGATGGCCCGCAGCCGACCACCGACCGCCGTCCACGCCGGAGCCGACGTGGCGGCCCTCGGGGCGCTGGGATGGCTCTGGGAGCGCGGCCTGCGGGCGCCGGCCGACCTGGCCGTCGCCGCCTGCGACGACATCCCGGTGGCGTCCCTGGCCCCGATCAGCCTCACCACCACCGACCAGCGCGCCGTCGAGATGGGGCAGCTCGCGACGCGGCTGCTGGTCGAGCGGCTCGAGGGTCGCCGGGAGCAGGCGCAGAACGTCCTGGTCGAGCCGCGGTTGCGGGTGCGCGCCTCCGCCTGA
- a CDS encoding YbaB/EbfC family nucleoid-associated protein, which yields MSIWTDEDSSTEDPLDPTRSTASAGTPASPSRPEDVDAAPAPGPAEPAADDADGVADPTGAVRVQLGEDGLRVVGVRISTRWRERLRKADLGTALTAACRRAQLSSPRPAPLSTFPLDLPTGPYRRTGDRAVDWRSFNALLEETLSLSDEGARLRALPESERRRPRRQTPPAEGSTPDGRVRVVLSPAGTVQSVHVSPRWAREQARVAELTEAVTRALAAAYDAWQPPVLEPGDEADLLRRRQEHRHRLLTLVSGRES from the coding sequence ATGAGCATCTGGACCGACGAGGACTCCTCGACGGAGGACCCCCTCGACCCGACCCGGAGCACCGCGTCCGCGGGGACGCCGGCCAGCCCGTCGCGACCCGAGGACGTCGACGCCGCCCCGGCGCCCGGCCCCGCCGAGCCCGCGGCCGACGACGCCGACGGGGTCGCCGACCCCACCGGTGCGGTCCGCGTCCAGCTCGGTGAGGACGGCCTGCGGGTGGTCGGGGTGCGGATCTCGACCCGGTGGCGGGAGCGGCTGCGCAAGGCGGACCTGGGGACGGCGCTGACCGCCGCCTGCCGTCGGGCCCAGCTCTCCTCCCCGCGCCCGGCCCCGCTCAGCACCTTCCCGCTCGACCTGCCCACCGGTCCCTACCGCCGGACCGGTGACCGCGCGGTGGACTGGCGCAGCTTCAACGCCCTGCTGGAGGAGACCCTGTCGCTCTCGGACGAGGGGGCCCGGCTGCGGGCGCTGCCGGAGTCCGAGCGCCGTCGGCCCCGGCGGCAGACCCCACCGGCCGAGGGGAGCACCCCCGACGGTCGCGTCCGGGTGGTGCTCAGCCCCGCCGGCACGGTGCAGAGCGTCCACGTCAGCCCGAGGTGGGCCCGCGAGCAGGCCCGGGTCGCCGAGCTCACCGAGGCCGTCACCCGCGCCCTCGCCGCCGCCTACGACGCCTGGCAGCCCCCGGTGCTCGAGCCCGGGGACGAGGCCGACCTGCTGCGCCGCAGGCAGGAGCACCGCCACCGGCTGCTGACGCTGGTCAGCGGCCGCGAGAGCTGA
- a CDS encoding YqgE/AlgH family protein yields MSAARPRPGDLLVAGPGLSGSIFDHSVVLVLDADEDGALGVILNQLSELSLSSVLPDWVERVSEPKVLFSGGPVSPNGAICVAAVADPSEEPPGWRRLFDNVGLLHLDTPLEIVAGAYDDLRIFAGYAGWEPGQLEAELADTRWYVVPYRYDDVFGSDPVPMWRRVLRRQPGRLAWLSTWSERPELN; encoded by the coding sequence GTGAGCGCTGCACGACCGCGTCCCGGTGACCTGCTGGTCGCCGGCCCGGGTCTGAGCGGCAGCATCTTCGACCACAGCGTGGTCCTGGTGCTGGACGCCGACGAGGACGGTGCGCTGGGGGTCATCCTCAACCAGCTCTCCGAGCTGTCCCTCTCCTCGGTCCTGCCGGACTGGGTGGAGCGGGTCAGCGAGCCCAAGGTGCTGTTCTCCGGCGGCCCGGTCTCACCCAACGGCGCCATCTGCGTGGCCGCGGTCGCCGACCCCTCGGAGGAGCCGCCTGGCTGGCGGCGGCTCTTCGACAACGTCGGGCTGCTGCACCTGGACACCCCGCTGGAGATCGTCGCCGGCGCCTACGACGACCTGCGCATCTTCGCCGGGTACGCCGGCTGGGAGCCCGGCCAGCTGGAGGCCGAGCTGGCCGACACCCGCTGGTACGTGGTGCCCTACCGCTACGACGACGTCTTCGGCTCGGACCCGGTGCCGATGTGGCGCCGGGTGCTGCGCCGCCAGCCCGGTCGGCTGGCCTGGTTGAGCACCTGGTCGGAGCGTCCCGAGCTCAACTGA
- a CDS encoding NAD-dependent malic enzyme: protein MTTLRPKAAPSVAYSITVRILAPAGGAAVSQLTRTVEAAGGAITALDVSDSGHEQVQIDVTIGASSTEHAAEVVEALAQIPGVKVGRVSDRTFLLHLGGKLETAPRHQIRNRDDLSMIYTPGVARVCLAIAENPEDARRLTIKRNSVAVVTDGTAVLGLGDIGPLAAMPVMEGKAVLFKRFADIDAWPLCLDTTDVDEIVAVVKAVAPGFAGINLEDISAPRCFEIEARLREALDIPVFHDDQHGTAIVVLAALYNALRVVEKELSQVRIVMSGAGAAGTAILKVLLAAGARHVVVADIAGVVHRDRAGLNDSLRWVAEHTNPEGLTGTLKQALAGADVFVGVSAPGVIDADDVATMAERSVVFALANPTPEIDPAEASVHAEVVATGRSDFPNQINNVLAFPGVFRGLLDARSHDISMGLLIAAARALAGVVADDQLNASYITPSVFHPDVHDRVAAAVREAAGGSAELPEVAADTQL from the coding sequence GTGACCACTCTGCGCCCCAAGGCCGCCCCGTCGGTGGCCTACTCGATCACCGTCCGCATCCTCGCCCCGGCCGGGGGTGCCGCGGTCAGCCAGCTGACCCGCACCGTCGAGGCGGCCGGCGGGGCGATCACCGCCCTGGACGTCTCGGACTCCGGTCACGAGCAGGTGCAGATCGACGTCACCATCGGCGCCAGCTCGACCGAGCACGCCGCCGAGGTCGTCGAGGCGCTGGCCCAGATCCCCGGGGTCAAGGTCGGGCGCGTGTCCGACCGCACCTTCCTGCTGCACCTGGGCGGCAAGCTGGAGACCGCGCCCCGGCACCAGATCCGCAACCGCGACGACCTGTCGATGATCTACACCCCCGGCGTGGCCCGGGTCTGCCTGGCCATCGCGGAGAACCCCGAGGACGCCCGCCGGCTGACCATCAAGCGGAACTCGGTCGCGGTGGTCACCGACGGCACCGCGGTGCTGGGCCTCGGTGACATCGGCCCGCTGGCCGCGATGCCGGTGATGGAGGGCAAGGCGGTGCTGTTCAAGCGCTTCGCCGACATCGACGCCTGGCCGCTCTGCCTGGACACCACCGACGTCGACGAGATCGTCGCGGTGGTCAAGGCGGTGGCCCCCGGGTTCGCCGGCATCAACCTGGAGGACATCTCCGCCCCCCGCTGCTTCGAGATCGAGGCCCGGCTGCGCGAGGCCCTCGACATCCCCGTCTTCCACGACGACCAGCACGGCACCGCCATCGTGGTGCTCGCCGCCCTCTACAACGCGCTCCGCGTGGTGGAGAAGGAGCTGTCCCAGGTCAGGATCGTCATGTCCGGGGCCGGGGCCGCCGGCACGGCCATCCTCAAGGTGCTGCTCGCCGCCGGGGCCAGGCACGTGGTGGTCGCCGACATCGCCGGGGTGGTGCACCGCGACCGCGCGGGCCTCAACGACTCGCTGCGCTGGGTCGCCGAGCACACCAACCCCGAGGGCCTCACCGGCACCCTCAAGCAGGCCCTGGCCGGGGCCGACGTCTTCGTCGGCGTGTCCGCGCCCGGCGTGATCGACGCCGACGACGTGGCCACCATGGCCGAGCGCTCGGTGGTCTTCGCGCTGGCCAACCCGACCCCGGAGATCGACCCGGCCGAGGCGTCGGTGCACGCGGAGGTGGTGGCCACCGGCCGCTCGGACTTCCCGAACCAGATCAACAACGTGCTGGCCTTCCCCGGTGTCTTCCGCGGCCTGCTGGACGCGCGCAGCCACGACATCTCGATGGGGCTGCTGATCGCCGCCGCCCGGGCCCTGGCGGGGGTGGTGGCCGACGACCAGCTCAACGCCAGCTACATCACCCCCAGCGTCTTCCACCCCGACGTCCACGACCGGGTCGCCGCGGCCGTCCGCGAGGCCGCCGGCGGGTCGGCCGAGCTGCCCGAGGTGGCTGCCGACACCCAGCTGTGA
- the folP gene encoding dihydropteroate synthase yields the protein MPIHRADPVTAAPSRRIGRRTFDFNRQVAVMAVVNRTRDSFFDGGRTFDLQAAVEACLRAAEQGADVVDVGGVPFSPDAEPVGAAEEADRVLPLVEEVVRHSDVVVSVDTTRASVARATVAAGAGIVNDTSSLHDPEMLDVALATGAQLVLTHSLAAPGRHLDAPPRYADVVGEVRDHLADRLDRARRAGLPDAQLLLDPGPDLNKNTRHTLALVAGFDVFTALGLPTLVAVSNKDFVGEVLDRPKPERLAGTLAATTACVLAGGRLVRAHDVVATVDAARLCEAVMGLREPVRMEHNAG from the coding sequence GTGCCGATCCACCGTGCCGACCCCGTCACCGCGGCGCCCTCCCGGCGGATCGGGCGCCGGACCTTCGACTTCAACCGCCAGGTGGCGGTGATGGCCGTGGTCAACCGCACCCGGGACTCCTTCTTCGACGGCGGGCGGACCTTCGACCTGCAGGCCGCCGTCGAGGCCTGCCTGCGCGCCGCGGAGCAGGGGGCCGACGTGGTCGACGTCGGCGGGGTGCCCTTCTCACCCGACGCCGAGCCGGTCGGCGCGGCGGAGGAGGCCGACCGGGTGCTCCCGCTGGTGGAGGAGGTGGTGCGGCACAGCGACGTGGTGGTCTCGGTCGACACCACCCGCGCGTCGGTGGCCCGGGCCACCGTGGCCGCCGGGGCGGGCATCGTCAACGACACCTCCAGCCTGCACGACCCGGAGATGCTCGACGTCGCCCTGGCGACCGGTGCCCAGCTGGTGCTCACCCACTCCCTGGCCGCCCCCGGACGCCACCTGGACGCCCCGCCCCGCTACGCCGACGTGGTGGGGGAGGTCCGCGACCACCTGGCCGACCGGCTGGACCGGGCCCGGCGCGCCGGGCTGCCCGACGCCCAGCTGCTGCTGGACCCGGGTCCGGACCTGAACAAGAACACCCGGCACACCCTGGCGCTGGTGGCCGGCTTCGACGTCTTCACCGCCCTCGGGCTGCCCACCCTGGTGGCGGTGTCGAACAAGGACTTCGTCGGGGAGGTGCTGGACCGTCCCAAGCCCGAGCGGCTGGCCGGGACGCTGGCCGCCACCACCGCCTGCGTGCTGGCCGGCGGGCGCCTCGTCCGCGCCCACGACGTGGTGGCCACGGTGGACGCGGCCCGGCTCTGCGAAGCCGTGATGGGGCTGCGCGAACCGGTCCGGATGGAGCACAACGCAGGCTGA
- a CDS encoding Pr6Pr family membrane protein, translating into MHAVTAVVGATALLLQLVLVLTGAAVLVPTSRPPLPVALGRLVSYFTIQSNVLVTLGCAALALGRDGLVWRWVRTASLLGITVTGVVHWFLLRPLLDLTGASALADTLLHLVVPALALLGWLLVGPRPWTSPGLTAATLLWPVLWVGSTLVVGGSTGWYPYPFLDVGRLGAGPVALACVGVAAGFVVLGVILVLLDRWLPVPLAERNR; encoded by the coding sequence GTGCACGCGGTCACCGCCGTGGTGGGTGCGACGGCGCTGCTGCTGCAGCTGGTGCTGGTGCTGACCGGGGCCGCGGTGCTGGTCCCCACCTCGCGCCCACCGCTGCCGGTCGCGCTCGGACGCCTGGTCAGCTACTTCACGATCCAGTCCAACGTGCTGGTCACCCTCGGCTGCGCCGCCCTGGCCCTGGGGCGGGACGGCCTGGTGTGGCGCTGGGTGCGGACGGCCTCGCTGCTCGGGATCACCGTCACCGGGGTGGTGCACTGGTTCCTGCTCCGCCCGCTGCTGGACCTGACCGGCGCCAGCGCGCTGGCCGACACGCTGCTGCACCTGGTGGTGCCCGCGCTGGCGCTGCTGGGGTGGCTGCTGGTCGGGCCCAGGCCCTGGACCAGTCCGGGGCTGACGGCCGCCACGCTGCTGTGGCCGGTGCTGTGGGTCGGCTCCACGCTGGTCGTCGGCGGGTCGACCGGCTGGTACCCCTATCCCTTCCTGGACGTCGGGCGCCTCGGCGCCGGACCGGTCGCCCTCGCCTGCGTGGGCGTCGCGGCCGGTTTCGTGGTGCTGGGGGTCATCCTGGTGCTGCTGGACCGGTGGCTGCCCGTGCCGCTGGCGGAGAGGAACCGATGA
- a CDS encoding pirin family protein, with protein MSTTEPRPVPEVCTARPGGGLRRLTPRYVPLGGPRAMRVRRTLPQREQSLIGAWCFVDHYGPDDVGSSGGMVVPGHPHTGLQTVSWLFGGTIEHRDTLGTHALVRPGEMNLMTAGSGIAHSEHSTADTTVLHGVQLWLALPAAHRATAPAFEHHVPEPVTVDGVGVSVFLGELLGRRSPVRTFTPLLGAELTLPAGTRFVLPLDPSFEHGLLVDTGAVAVDDLDAAPGELVHVPLGADRVVLGAGDEPVRVLLLGGEPFGEQVVMWWNFVGVDHDEVARAREDWQAERTAAGGERFGAFPEAWADSLPAPVLPPVRLRPRGEPSGG; from the coding sequence ATGAGCACGACCGAGCCCCGCCCCGTCCCCGAGGTGTGCACGGCGCGTCCCGGCGGAGGCCTGCGCCGGCTGACCCCGCGCTACGTCCCGCTCGGCGGCCCCCGCGCGATGCGGGTGCGCCGCACCCTGCCCCAGCGGGAGCAGTCGCTGATCGGGGCCTGGTGCTTCGTCGACCACTACGGCCCCGACGACGTCGGCTCCTCCGGCGGGATGGTGGTGCCGGGTCACCCGCACACCGGTCTGCAGACGGTCTCCTGGCTGTTCGGCGGGACCATCGAGCACCGCGACACCCTCGGCACCCACGCCCTGGTGCGACCGGGTGAGATGAACCTGATGACCGCCGGGTCCGGGATCGCCCACTCCGAGCACTCCACCGCCGACACCACCGTGCTGCACGGCGTCCAGCTCTGGCTGGCCCTGCCCGCCGCGCACAGGGCCACCGCGCCCGCCTTCGAGCACCACGTCCCCGAGCCGGTCACGGTGGACGGGGTCGGGGTCAGTGTCTTCCTGGGTGAGCTCCTCGGCCGGCGCTCCCCGGTCCGCACCTTCACCCCGCTGCTCGGCGCCGAGCTCACCCTGCCGGCCGGCACCCGCTTCGTGCTGCCGCTCGACCCCTCCTTCGAGCACGGGCTGCTGGTCGACACCGGCGCGGTGGCGGTGGACGACCTGGACGCCGCCCCGGGAGAGCTGGTGCACGTCCCGCTGGGCGCGGACCGGGTGGTGCTGGGCGCCGGCGACGAGCCGGTGCGGGTGCTGCTGCTCGGTGGGGAGCCCTTCGGGGAGCAGGTGGTGATGTGGTGGAACTTCGTCGGGGTGGACCACGACGAGGTGGCCCGGGCCCGGGAGGACTGGCAGGCCGAGCGCACCGCCGCCGGCGGGGAGCGCTTCGGCGCCTTCCCCGAGGCCTGGGCCGACAGCCTGCCCGCCCCGGTGCTGCCCCCGGTCCGGCTCCGACCCCGCGGGGAGCCCAGCGGCGGTTAG
- the nrdH gene encoding glutaredoxin-like protein NrdH, with protein sequence MTVTVYTKDRCVQCNATYRALDAKGIEFEALNLEIDDEALAMVRSMGYLQAPVVVAGDDHWSGFRPDKIDELAARLAG encoded by the coding sequence ATGACGGTGACGGTGTACACCAAGGACCGCTGCGTGCAGTGCAACGCGACCTACCGCGCCCTCGACGCCAAGGGCATCGAGTTCGAGGCGCTGAACCTCGAGATCGACGACGAGGCGCTGGCCATGGTGCGCTCGATGGGCTACCTGCAGGCCCCCGTCGTGGTGGCCGGTGACGACCACTGGTCCGGCTTCCGCCCGGACAAGATCGACGAGCTCGCGGCCCGTCTCGCCGGATGA
- the nrdI gene encoding class Ib ribonucleoside-diphosphate reductase assembly flavoprotein NrdI produces the protein MSDATSREQLLASSGSTTTLPRTDEADLVYFSSVSGNTHRFITKLGRPALRIPIHPDREPPLVVTRPYVLVVPSYGGGDGSGSVPPQVVRFLNDPHHRSLLRGVIGAGNTNFGAAYCRAGDIIAAKCGVPHLYRFEVFGTADDVRVVAEGLDQFWTQQ, from the coding sequence ATGAGCGACGCGACCTCGCGTGAGCAGCTCCTCGCGAGCTCGGGGAGCACCACCACGCTCCCCCGCACCGACGAGGCGGACCTCGTCTACTTCTCCAGCGTCTCGGGCAACACCCACCGCTTCATCACGAAGCTGGGGCGCCCGGCGCTGCGGATCCCGATCCACCCCGACCGCGAGCCGCCCCTGGTGGTGACCCGGCCCTACGTCCTCGTCGTGCCCAGCTACGGCGGGGGCGACGGGTCGGGCTCGGTCCCCCCACAGGTGGTCCGCTTCCTGAACGACCCGCACCACCGCTCCCTGCTCCGCGGGGTCATCGGGGCGGGCAACACCAACTTCGGTGCGGCCTACTGCCGCGCCGGCGACATCATCGCCGCCAAGTGCGGGGTGCCGCACCTGTACCGCTTCGAAGTCTTCGGAACAGCCGACGACGTCCGCGTCGTCGCAGAGGGATTGGACCAGTTTTGGACACAGCAGTGA
- the nrdE gene encoding class 1b ribonucleoside-diphosphate reductase subunit alpha — MDAPSGVAMDYHSLNAMLNLYDRDGRIQFEKDREAAREYFLQHVNQNTVFFHSLKERLDYLVEKGYYEDAVLQKYDFDFIQRLNDLAYAKKFRFASFLGAFKYYTSYTLKTFDGKRYLERFEDRVVMTALTLAEGDQALATHLVEEIIAGRFQPATPTFLNAGKAQRGELVSCFLLRMEDNMESIARGINSALQLSKRGGGVALSLSNIREAGAPIKHIENQSSGIIPVMKLLEDSFSYANQLGARQGAGAVYLNAHHPDIMRFLDTKRENADEKIRIKTLSLGVVVPDITFELAKKDDDMYLFSPYDVERVYGVPFGDLSISEKYQEMVDDPRIKKTKMNARQFFQTLAEIQFESGYPYIVFEDTVNRANPIEGRINMSNLCSEILQVNTPTTYHEDLSYDQIGKDISCNLGSMNIALSMDGRDLGRTVETAIRALTAVSEASHIASVRSIEVGNDQSHAIGLGQMNLHGYLAREHIHYGSPEAIDFTGAYFATVLYHCLRASNALAIERGRTFVGFEGSTYASGEFFDTYTERDWLPETERARQLFEDAGVRLPTREDWAALKASVMEHGIFNQNLQAVPPTGSISYINHSTSSIHPIASKIEIRKEGKLGRVYYPAPFMTNENLEYYADAYEIGYEKIIDTYAAATQHVDQGLSLTLFFKDTATTRDINRAQIYAWRKGIKTIYYIRLRQLALEGTEVEGCVSCML, encoded by the coding sequence ATGGACGCCCCCAGCGGGGTCGCGATGGACTACCACTCGCTGAACGCGATGCTCAACCTCTACGACCGCGACGGCCGGATCCAGTTCGAGAAGGACCGTGAGGCCGCGCGGGAGTACTTCCTGCAGCACGTCAACCAGAACACGGTGTTCTTCCACTCCCTGAAGGAGCGGCTGGACTACCTGGTGGAGAAGGGCTACTACGAGGACGCCGTCCTGCAGAAGTACGACTTCGACTTCATCCAGCGCCTCAACGACCTGGCCTACGCCAAGAAGTTCCGGTTCGCCTCGTTCCTGGGTGCCTTCAAGTACTACACCTCCTACACGCTGAAGACCTTCGACGGGAAGCGCTACCTGGAGCGCTTCGAGGACCGCGTGGTGATGACGGCGCTGACCCTGGCCGAGGGCGACCAGGCGCTGGCCACCCACCTGGTCGAGGAGATCATCGCCGGCCGGTTCCAGCCGGCCACCCCGACGTTCCTCAACGCCGGCAAGGCCCAGCGGGGCGAGCTCGTGTCCTGCTTCCTGCTGCGGATGGAGGACAACATGGAGTCCATCGCCCGCGGCATCAACTCCGCCCTCCAGCTGTCCAAGCGCGGTGGGGGCGTCGCGCTGTCGCTGAGCAACATCCGCGAGGCCGGTGCGCCGATCAAGCACATCGAGAACCAGTCCAGCGGCATCATCCCGGTGATGAAGCTGCTCGAGGACAGCTTCAGCTACGCCAACCAGCTCGGGGCCCGCCAGGGTGCTGGCGCGGTCTACCTCAACGCGCACCACCCCGACATCATGCGGTTCCTCGACACCAAGCGCGAGAACGCCGACGAGAAGATCCGCATCAAGACCCTGTCCCTGGGCGTCGTCGTCCCCGACATCACCTTCGAGCTGGCGAAGAAGGACGACGACATGTACCTCTTCTCGCCCTACGACGTGGAGCGGGTGTACGGGGTGCCGTTCGGCGACCTGTCGATCTCGGAGAAGTACCAGGAGATGGTCGACGACCCGAGGATCAAGAAGACCAAGATGAACGCGCGCCAGTTCTTCCAGACGCTGGCCGAGATCCAGTTCGAGTCGGGCTACCCCTACATCGTGTTCGAGGACACGGTGAACCGGGCCAACCCGATCGAGGGCCGGATCAACATGTCCAACCTGTGCTCGGAGATCCTGCAGGTCAACACGCCGACGACCTACCACGAGGACCTGTCCTACGACCAGATCGGCAAGGACATCTCCTGCAACCTGGGGTCGATGAACATCGCGCTGTCGATGGACGGCCGTGACCTCGGCCGCACCGTGGAGACCGCGATCCGCGCGCTGACGGCCGTCTCCGAGGCCAGCCACATCGCCTCGGTCCGCTCCATCGAGGTGGGCAACGACCAGTCCCACGCGATCGGCCTGGGGCAGATGAACCTGCACGGCTACCTGGCCCGGGAGCACATCCACTACGGCTCGCCGGAGGCGATCGACTTCACCGGCGCCTACTTCGCCACGGTGCTCTACCACTGCCTGCGCGCCTCCAACGCGCTGGCCATCGAGCGGGGACGCACCTTCGTCGGCTTCGAGGGCTCCACCTACGCCAGCGGGGAGTTCTTCGACACCTACACCGAGCGCGACTGGCTGCCGGAGACCGAGCGGGCCCGCCAGCTCTTCGAGGACGCCGGCGTCCGGCTGCCCACCCGCGAGGACTGGGCCGCGCTGAAGGCCTCGGTGATGGAGCACGGGATCTTCAACCAGAACCTGCAGGCGGTGCCGCCGACCGGGTCGATCTCCTACATCAACCACTCGACCTCCTCGATCCACCCGATCGCGTCCAAGATCGAGATCCGCAAGGAAGGGAAGCTCGGCCGCGTCTACTACCCGGCGCCGTTCATGACGAACGAGAACCTGGAGTACTACGCCGACGCCTACGAGATCGGCTACGAGAAGATCATCGACACCTACGCCGCGGCCACCCAGCACGTGGACCAGGGCCTGTCGCTGACCCTGTTCTTCAAGGACACCGCCACGACCCGCGACATCAACCGGGCCCAGATCTACGCCTGGCGCAAGGGCATCAAGACCATCTACTACATCCGCCTGCGCCAGCTCGCGCTGGAGGGCACCGAGGTCGAGGGCTGCGTCAGCTGCATGCTCTGA
- the nrdF gene encoding class 1b ribonucleoside-diphosphate reductase subunit beta, translating to MVDSLKLLDRVQAINWNKIADDKDVEVWNRLVNNFWLPEKVPLSNDVQSWATLTPHEQQLTMRVFTGLTLLDTIQGTVGAVSLIPDALTPHEEAVYTNIAFMESVHAKSYSSIFSTLCSTGEIDEAFRWSVENPNLQKKAAIVMEYYKGDSPLKRKVASTLLESFLFYSGFYLPMYWSSRAKLTNTADLVRLIIRDEAVHGYYIGYKFQRGMELITQSERDDIKDYTFSLMYELYDNEVEYTRDLYDSVGLSEDVKKFLHYNANKALMNLGFEAMFPKQVTDVNPAILSALSPNADENHDFFSGSGSSYVIGKAVSTEDEDWDF from the coding sequence GTGGTTGACTCACTCAAGCTGCTCGACCGGGTCCAGGCCATCAACTGGAACAAGATCGCCGACGACAAGGACGTCGAGGTGTGGAACCGCCTCGTCAACAACTTCTGGCTGCCCGAGAAGGTGCCGCTGTCCAACGACGTCCAGTCCTGGGCCACGCTGACCCCGCACGAGCAGCAGCTCACCATGCGGGTGTTCACCGGGCTCACGCTGCTGGACACCATCCAGGGCACCGTCGGGGCGGTCTCGCTGATCCCCGACGCGCTGACCCCGCACGAGGAGGCGGTGTACACCAACATCGCCTTCATGGAGTCGGTGCACGCTAAGAGCTACTCCTCGATCTTCTCCACGCTGTGCTCCACGGGAGAGATCGACGAGGCCTTCCGCTGGTCGGTGGAGAACCCGAACCTGCAGAAGAAGGCCGCGATCGTCATGGAGTACTACAAGGGCGACTCCCCGCTCAAGCGCAAGGTGGCCTCCACCCTGCTGGAGTCGTTCCTGTTCTACTCCGGCTTCTACCTGCCGATGTACTGGTCCAGCCGGGCCAAGCTGACCAACACCGCCGACCTGGTCCGGCTGATCATCCGCGACGAGGCCGTGCACGGCTACTACATCGGCTACAAGTTCCAGCGCGGCATGGAGCTCATCACCCAGTCCGAGCGCGACGACATCAAGGACTACACGTTCTCCCTGATGTACGAGCTCTACGACAACGAGGTCGAGTACACCCGCGACCTCTACGACTCCGTCGGGCTGAGCGAGGACGTCAAGAAGTTCCTGCACTACAACGCCAACAAGGCCCTGATGAACCTGGGCTTCGAGGCCATGTTCCCCAAGCAGGTGACCGACGTGAACCCCGCGATCCTGTCCGCCCTGTCCCCCAACGCCGACGAGAACCACGACTTCTTCTCCGGCTCGGGCTCCTCCTACGTGATCGGCAAGGCCGTCAGCACCGAGGACGAGGACTGGGACTTCTGA
- a CDS encoding antitoxin, whose protein sequence is MGIFDKAKDAVQGHEGQVDQGIEKAGDAVDSRTGGKHAEHVDKAQDMAGDRLGIPDQADAGGGDPAEENNPPASNI, encoded by the coding sequence ATGGGCATCTTCGACAAGGCCAAGGACGCCGTCCAGGGCCACGAGGGCCAGGTCGACCAGGGCATCGAGAAGGCCGGCGACGCCGTGGACTCACGCACCGGTGGCAAGCACGCCGAGCACGTGGACAAGGCGCAGGACATGGCCGGTGACCGCCTCGGCATCCCGGACCAGGCCGACGCCGGCGGCGGCGACCCGGCCGAGGAGAACAACCCGCCGGCCTCCAACATCTGA